Genomic DNA from Bacillus horti:
TTAGCCCATTGCTTGTTTCCGCTTGAATCTTACTATTCTCTTCGCTCGTTTGCTCCAAGCGAATACTGCCGTTCGTTGTTCCACAGGTGAACTCTTTTAATTGACCTCCGGCTTGAATGCTACCGTTTGTCGTTTGACAGCTGGCTTGCTCCACGTCTACTTTTCTTAAATGGATGCTACCGTTAGAAGTCTGTAAATCACACTGTTTAAATTCGGCTTGGTTAAATTGAATTCTTCCATTAGAAGTCTGTCCATCTACCTTTAAACCTATGACATCATTTACTCGGATAGAACCGTTCGTCGTAATCAGCTTCACTTCGTTAATTTCAAAATCGTTTAGGCGGATAGAGCCATTATTTGAGGAAACATGTAACGATTGATAGATATGCAGAGGTAGCATGACCTCTATCGTTAAACGTATACCTTTTTTCTCTATCGCTTTAAACATAAACGAATCTCCAACATAGGAATGCTCTAAAATTTCCTCCAAAGCTCGGCGTGCTTCTGCCTCATCCTTTGTTCTGGATACAACTGCATTCACCTCTAATTGAGCGTAATCCTTCTCCCATGGATTAATTCGTAAGCTTCCGTTAGATACACTAAAATCAATTTCTGTCGGCTTAAAGTTTTGAATCTGAATCACTTCAGTAACCTTAGCCCCACCACCGATATTAAAATCTAGGTCTAAGTCTAAATCAAGGTTTTGAACCTTTTCCACCGCTTTACCGATGAAGTCCATCAGCTTGGAAGCTCCTTTATTTGCACTCCCGATAATTTTTTCCGTAGCATCATGCAGGTCATCTTTAAACTTGTTATATTGCTC
This window encodes:
- a CDS encoding DUF4097 family beta strand repeat-containing protein, whose protein sequence is MDEKKMILKMIEEGKITAEEGFALITALDKKNTKEDDYDFFEDDGEGSEQTKKDNREQYNKFKDDLHDATEKIIGSANKGASKLMDFIGKAVEKVQNLDLDLDLDFNIGGGAKVTEVIQIQNFKPTEIDFSVSNGSLRINPWEKDYAQLEVNAVVSRTKDEAEARRALEEILEHSYVGDSFMFKAIEKKGIRLTIEVMLPLHIYQSLHVSSNNGSIRLNDFEINEVKLITTNGSIRVNDVIGLKVDGQTSNGRIQFNQAEFKQCDLQTSNGSIHLRKVDVEQASCQTTNGSIQAGGQLKEFTCGTTNGSIRLEQTSEENSKIQAETSNGLIRVTFPRLSRGVYGELNTNHGQINVQIPHTRVNIDEESSKLKAYHFEQGEEQRHQVKAKTNTGSIQIVEREAD